CCGTGGCCGGCAGTCTGCCCTTTGGTGTTCTATTGGCCTGGCTGCTGGCCCGTTTCGAATTTCCGGGAAAAGCGCTTCTCGACGGGCTGATTCATCTGCCCCTGGTGCTTCCGCCCGTGGTGATCGGCTATCTTCTTCTGGTGGGCTTCGGACGGCGGGGACTGTTTGGCGCCTGGCTTCATGATCTGACCGGGATTACTTTGGCCTTCAACTGGAAGGGGGCCGCAGTGGCGGCCGCCGTCATGGCCTTTCCCCTGATGGTGCGCGCCGTTCGGCTGTCCATCGAAAGCGTGGACCGGGGCATCGAGTCCGCCGCACGGACGTTGGGCGCCGGCCCTGTGAGGGTTTTCTTCACGGTGACGCTGCCCCTGGTCACGCCGGGGATACTGACCGGCCTGATTCTGGCCTTCGCCCGCAGCCTGGGGGAATTCGGGGCCACGATTACCTTCGTTTCCAACATCAAGGGGGAAACCCAGACCCTGCCCCTGGCCCTTTACACCCTGACCCAGATGCCCGGCGGGGAGGTCGGGGCCATGCGCCTTTGCTGCATCTCCATCGTCATCGCCATGGTGGCCCTGGTGGCCTCGGAAGGCCTGGCCCGCCGGTTTGCCGCCTACATTAAAGGATAACTCATGCTGGACATGCACG
This window of the uncultured Desulfosarcina sp. genome carries:
- the modB gene encoding molybdate ABC transporter permease subunit, whose translation is MPGWTLSPVEIDALMLSLWVSFWAVAGSLPFGVLLAWLLARFEFPGKALLDGLIHLPLVLPPVVIGYLLLVGFGRRGLFGAWLHDLTGITLAFNWKGAAVAAAVMAFPLMVRAVRLSIESVDRGIESAARTLGAGPVRVFFTVTLPLVTPGILTGLILAFARSLGEFGATITFVSNIKGETQTLPLALYTLTQMPGGEVGAMRLCCISIVIAMVALVASEGLARRFAAYIKG